The DNA segment AGTTTTGAGGTAACAGGGCCAATGGTTCCGTTGCCAATGTTTTTCCCATCTATGCTTGTAACCGGCATGATGTTTTTGGTGGTGCTGGTAATAAAAGCTTCTTTTGCTGTGGCCAGGTCGTCCAGTGTAATTGCCCTTTCTGCAACCAGTATGTCAGTTTGTACCAGGTTAAGGATGTTTTTACGGGTAATGCCCTTTAAAATACTTTCGCCGGCGGTAAGTACTTCATTCGCTGCTGTAACCAGGAAAAAATTAGCGCGCGGGCATTCGCGCAGAGCACCGTTGTTATGGTAAAGCACATCTTCGGCAGCATGTTCTTTTATATAAGGCTGCAGCCAGATGGCGGTTAAGTAATCGAGGGTTTTGATGTGCGAAAGCTGACGCTGATAATTGTAGGTAACCAGTTTAATCTCTTTATTGATGGCCTGCTGGTTACTGGTAAAGCTGTTTTGGGTGATGATGAGGTTGGGCTTTTCGGCCAGGTTATAACCATCCTCTGAATAGCCACCTGTAAGGGTAATCCTGATGCCTGAATCGGGAAGGTTGTTTCGTTTCATCAGTTCGGCCAGGATTTCTTTTAGCTGGCTGCGTGACAGGCCAACCTGCAGGTGCATCTGTGCTGCAGAATAATAAAAGCGGTCTAAATGATCATCAAGGAATACCGGCTTGCTGTTAACCGTTTTGAAAAAATCAAAAATGCCATAGCCCCGCTGTACGGAAAGATCTTTTATAAGGATGGCAGAATGCTCGGCCTGAAAAAAGGCATCATTGATAAAAACGAAATTGTTGTTCATTATTTTACGGTGTTGTAATGTTTTAAGATCGGGATAACTTTATCGGCCGGAAGGGCGGCGACTTCCTTGCCGTTGCCTTTCATGTTTTCTGCTGCAAAAAGGGAATTGATGATGGCTTCTTCTGTCGCTTCTATAGCCCCCATAAACAAAGCCGAGGTGTAATCGTTTGTCAACAGTTCGGTGCCCTGTGTTGGGCTGGCAGGGCTGTGGGCAATTCTCAGCTGTTCGGCCGTAGAGAATGCAATAACATAATCGCCACTGCCGTTTGAGGCAATGCCCCCTGTTTTGGCCAGTCCCATAAATGCCCGTTTCGCCAGACGCTCCAGGTTCCGGCTGTCTACGGGCGCATCCGTAGCTACTACAATCATGCAGGATCCGTCTACGTTGTTCAGCAGCTGGTTGCTGAAAGTAAAAGTACCCAGCTCTTTACCAACAGGGGCACCTGCAATCTGCAATACACCGCCAAAATTGGTTTGTACAATTACACCAATGGTATAGCCACCCATGCTTTTGGGTAATTTTCTGGATGAAGTGCCGATACCGCCTTTAAAACCGAAACAGACAGTGCCAGTGCCGGCGCCAACATTCCCTTCGGTCACATTTCCGCCTGTAGCAGTCTGGATAGCCTGGAGCACATCCTGCCGGCTAACATGCCTTCCCCTGATGTCGTTTAAATAGCCATCGTTGGTTTCACCCACAAGCGCATTTACAGATTGCACTTTCTCATTTCCTTTTTGCTGCAGGGTATAGCCAACTACAGCATCCATAGCGGTTGCCACATTTAAGGTATTGGTGAGCACAACGGGGCTTTCCAGGTTCCCCAGCTCCATGACCTGTGTGCTTCCGGCAAGCTTGCCAAATCCGTTTCCGGCAAATATGGCAGCCGGTACTTTTTGCTGAAAAAGGTTGCCCGAGTGCGGCAATATGGCGGTAACGCCTGTTCGGATATGATTGCCCTTAATAAGGGTGGTATGGCCAACTTTAACCCCGGGAACATCGGTAATGGCATTGAACAGGCCAACAGGTAACACACCAATGTTGATGCCATAGTCTCTGGCCCTCATTTTTTTTTGAGCAGCGCCAATCAGGGGAGACAATAAACACAAGAGGAACAAGGTCTTTCTTAACATGATGCAATATTAACGATAAGCCTGTTAAGATACAATTGATGTGTAGCCGGGGTGTAAATTTAAGCTGCGCTAAGCTATTGGGCTTGTAAAAGGCCTGGTGTAATATATATTTGTCTTTTAATGCCTTGGAACGGGAGAATTATTTAATGAAAAAAACTATGTATGTTATTTTGCTGATCGTTGTGCTGCTTGGGTTGACCACCATTTTGGTACTTCGCCTGCCCGTATTTGGGAGTGTGCCTGCCGGAAAGCGTTTGGAGCGGATAAAAAGCCTGGCCAATTATAAAGAGGGAGCCCTGCAAAACCTTTCGCCCACACCCATGAAACCGGATGGTGTAAGTTACTGGGACATGATCAGGGGAATGATCAAAGGTAATGAAAACAGTTCACCTAAAAAGCCTTTACCGCATAAGGTGCCGGATTTTAGTGGATCTGGGCAGACTAAACTCATCTGGTTTGGCCATTCTTCCTACTTTTTACAGATAGATGGGGTAAAAATACTGGTAGATCCGGTATTTAGTAAAAAACCTTCTCCATTTTCTTTTTTGGGCAGCAGCGCCTACAAGGGAACGGATTTTATCAAAGCAGAAGATTTTCCTGAAACGGATATTATTTTAATTACCCACGACCATTATGATCACCTGGATTATCAGAGTATCTTGAAACTGAAGGATAAGACCAGCTTGTTCATTACTTCTTTAGGTGCAGGTGCGCACCTGGAGCGATGGGGGGTACCTGCAGCTAAAATAAGGGAACTGGTATGGGGCGAAGAAACGCTGGCCAGAGGCTTAAAGTTTAGGGCAGCCCCAGCCCGCCATTTTACAGGCAGAACATTTACCAGAAACCAGACTTTGTGGTCGGCCTTTGTGCTGGAAGGTACAAAACACAAACTGTACCTGGGAGGAGATTCGGGGTATGATACCCACTTTAAGGAGGCCGGAGAAAAGTATGGGCCTTTTGATCTGGCCATACTGGAATGCGGACAGTACAATACTTACTGGCCATTGATACACATGTTTCCGGAACAAACGGTACAGGCTGCCAAAGATTTAAATGCAAAAGTGCTGATGCCGGTGCACTGGGCTAAGTTTAGCCTGGCCATGCATGCCTGGAATGAACCGGCCATCCGAGTGGTAAAAAAAGCAAAGGCAGAAAATTTTAAGCTCACTACACCTTTATTGGGAGAATCTGTTATTTTAGATGAAAGTTATCCTTCAAAAGAATGGTGGCTGGATTAGGCATTATTCATAAACAATAGTCGTGGTTTACTGTTGTAATAGCATATTAACCTGAGAAGATGAAAACAGACTTTATAGAGATATTTCAAACGATCAGGGCTGTTTTACAGCCTTACGCAACTTTGGGCTTTAGCAATCGGATAAACAGTGAGACCACTTACGACCTTTGGAGCGATAAAAATGTAGTAATTGATGGTGAAAAAAGAAATGAGTTATATTTTGCTGCAGTAATGATCCATAAAGGTCATGTAGGGTTTTATTATATGCCGGTATATGCCGAACCGGAAATGAAACGTATTTTTGACCCTTCACTTTTAAAGTTGTTGAAAGGTAAATCGTGTTTTCACATCAAAAAATTAGATGATGCACTTTTAGGGCATATTGAAAATGCGCTTGCTGAGGGTTACAGATTATATAAAGAAAAGGCTTGGGTATAAAATCGGTTTGGCAAAGTAAAGTAGTATTGGCGCTGGAAGAAACAGGCCTGTATGTTGAGCATCCTGAGCATGAAATATACCAGCTGTTACTTTGCAATCAAAAAGTGGTGCTCCATTTGGTACCCCTGGAAAATAATTATGATCCCGCTGGTCTTATTGCATTGCAAGCCGAATATAAGGCTATCGGTAAGATATTATTGCATTTGTGGGAGGATGTATGGCTGACAAGGCAAGTACAGGTGCTGGGCAGGATTTGTTCATTACTCGGCATAAACAAGCGCCTGCATGCGCGCAAGGCAAAAATAAGAGTGCTTACCCAAAAACAAGCCGCTGATTTTATGGACCAGCACCATTTACAGGCATCGGCCAGAGCCAGGTATAAATTTGCACTTTGTATAGATGAAAAAATTGTTGCAGTAGCTTGTTTTAGTGCTTTAAGGTCAATGAAAAACATTTCAGCTACTCATAAATCTGCAGAGCTGATCCGCTTTGCAAGCCTTACCGGCTTTACGATTACAGGGGGCTTTAGTAAGCTGCTTAAACATTTTATAACGCTGATGCAGCCAGATGATGTGATGAGTTATGCCGACCGTGACTGGTCGCTCGGCAATGCTTACGCCCAATCGGGCTTTGTGCTAAAGGAAACTACGGCGCCAGCAAAAATATGGCTGAACAAAAATGAGCTTTCCAGATACTTTGAACATCGCTTACCAGCTGATGCAGCTTCTTGTCTGGCAGATTATGTGCAGATTTTTAACACTGGTAATTTAAAATACATCTTATACTTGTAAATGGAAGCCTCTAAATTATTGATCGTGCTGGGCGCAACTGCATCGGGTAAAACAAAACTCGCCGTTGAGCTGGCCGATGTACTGGAGGCGGAAATCATCAGTGCCGACAGCCGACAGATATTTACCGGAATGGACCTTGGTACGGGTAAAGATCTGAAGGAGTACAATATCCAGGGAAAACAAATCCCTTATCACCTGATTGACATTAAAAAGCCCGGAGAAAAATACAATGTAAATGAATTTAAAGAAGATTTTTATAAAGTATTTGAGCAATTGAACAGTGAGGGCAAAAAGGCCATACTGTGCGGTGGCACTGGTATGTACATACACAGTTTACTGCAAAAACACGATTATACAGCAGTGCCGGTAGATCAGGAACTTAGGCAACAATTATTATCGCTGGATAAGGAGGAACTTAGGAAAAGATTGCTGGCCTATCCTGATGTATTTACAGGACATGCCGATCACTCTTCTGCAAAAAGGCTGATCAGGGCTATAGAAATTGCTTCCTATTTAAGCCGGTACCCACTGAATATACCCGAAAGAGCGGTCATTAAGCCTCTGGTTATCGGTCTTTTTTCGGATGTGGAGAAAAGAAGGGAAAGGATTTTTAAAAGACTGGAGCTACGGCTGGAAACAGGGATGATTGAAGAAGTTGAACAGCTTCTTGAAGCAGGGGTAAGTAAGGAAATGCTTGTTTTTTATGGTCTGGAGTATAAATTTATGGTGTCATATCTGGATAAGGAAATCACTTATACGGAACTTAAAGAGAAACTGGGGACCGCCATTTGCCAGTTTGCGAAAAGACAGATGACCTTTTTCAGGAAAATGGAAAAGGATGGGGTTAACATCCATTGGCTGAACACAGAGGGTAATACAGATCAGCTGGTTAGTAAAATAATCTCTTTGTATAAAATTTCTTAATTTAATGTGTTCATTTTTTCGGCTATGGCATGCTGTTTGCAAAGAACTATAGTGTACGGATTGTTTCTGTATTAAAAATTAAATTAAAACGAATCAAATGATGAAAAAAGTTACAAAATTTTTAGCTTCTGCAGTAGCTGCAGTAGCTTTATTGGTTAGTACAAATGTACATGCTCAGTCTGGAGATTCTAAAGCATGGCGCTTGGGCGTTGGGCTTAATGTAGGTGTGCCTACAACTACCGGATATAGTCTGGCAATAGGTGGAGATTTACGTTTACAAAAAGATTTTAGTTCCAATGTTTCAGGATTATTGTCTGCAGGTTATACCAGCTTCTCATTAAAGGATAGCTATGGTGGTGGAAGTTTCGGAATGGTACCTGTTAAAGCTGGTGTTAAAATTTTCTTAGCCGAGAGCCTGTATGCATCCGGTGAACTAGGTGCAGGGTTTGGTACAGAATCAGGTTCAAAAACAGCCTTTTTGTGGGCTCCTGGAATTGGTTATGGCTTTGACAATGGTATAGATCTTGGTCTGCGTTATGAAGGTGCTGAATTTAGCGGTGCATCATTAGGCCAGGTTGCACTTAGAATTGCTTACGGATTTAAGCTGTAACTGTACCATAGAGCATAAAATTTTACCAGGCTCCTGATTTTTTCAGGAGCTTTTTTATTTATTTAAAATTAAAATGCTATTTTAACCCAAAAATCAAAACATGAGGAAATATCTGGCAGTAATGCTCATCACAGGGATAGTTTCCTGCACCAATACAGAAAAGAAAGTAGCAGGGAATTCGGATACTACATCGGGCGTTGTTGATACCATCGCTAATCATATTGAACTGAAGGACAATAAAGTCCAGGCTATTTACAATGGTTATATCGCTTTGAAAGATGCACTGGTTGCTGCAAAATTTGAGGACGCACAAAAGACTGCCGCAGTGCTTAAAACCGATCTGGCCGCTTATAAAGGTTGTGAAAGCACAGCTTTAACTGCCGAAAAAATTGCTGTTGCAAAGGATATTAAAAACCAGAGGGCCTTGTTTACATCCCTGAGTGAAGATGTAATCGCCTTATTTAAACATGCAGACCTGATTAAAGGGAGCATTTTTGTACAGCATTGCCCAATGGCCAATAATGGCGTTGGGGGCGACTGGCTTGCTTCGGAAAAGAAAATACAGAACCCTTATTATGGAGATGAAATGATGGATTGCGGAAGGGTTGTGGAAGAGATCAGAACTGGTAAGTAATATTTT comes from the Pedobacter heparinus DSM 2366 genome and includes:
- a CDS encoding aminotransferase class IV, translated to MNNNFVFINDAFFQAEHSAILIKDLSVQRGYGIFDFFKTVNSKPVFLDDHLDRFYYSAAQMHLQVGLSRSQLKEILAELMKRNNLPDSGIRITLTGGYSEDGYNLAEKPNLIITQNSFTSNQQAINKEIKLVTYNYQRQLSHIKTLDYLTAIWLQPYIKEHAAEDVLYHNNGALRECPRANFFLVTAANEVLTAGESILKGITRKNILNLVQTDILVAERAITLDDLATAKEAFITSTTKNIMPVTSIDGKNIGNGTIGPVTSKLQELLRQKASTATGI
- a CDS encoding P1 family peptidase, producing MLRKTLFLLCLLSPLIGAAQKKMRARDYGINIGVLPVGLFNAITDVPGVKVGHTTLIKGNHIRTGVTAILPHSGNLFQQKVPAAIFAGNGFGKLAGSTQVMELGNLESPVVLTNTLNVATAMDAVVGYTLQQKGNEKVQSVNALVGETNDGYLNDIRGRHVSRQDVLQAIQTATGGNVTEGNVGAGTGTVCFGFKGGIGTSSRKLPKSMGGYTIGVIVQTNFGGVLQIAGAPVGKELGTFTFSNQLLNNVDGSCMIVVATDAPVDSRNLERLAKRAFMGLAKTGGIASNGSGDYVIAFSTAEQLRIAHSPASPTQGTELLTNDYTSALFMGAIEATEEAIINSLFAAENMKGNGKEVAALPADKVIPILKHYNTVK
- a CDS encoding MBL fold metallo-hydrolase, producing the protein MKKTMYVILLIVVLLGLTTILVLRLPVFGSVPAGKRLERIKSLANYKEGALQNLSPTPMKPDGVSYWDMIRGMIKGNENSSPKKPLPHKVPDFSGSGQTKLIWFGHSSYFLQIDGVKILVDPVFSKKPSPFSFLGSSAYKGTDFIKAEDFPETDIILITHDHYDHLDYQSILKLKDKTSLFITSLGAGAHLERWGVPAAKIRELVWGEETLARGLKFRAAPARHFTGRTFTRNQTLWSAFVLEGTKHKLYLGGDSGYDTHFKEAGEKYGPFDLAILECGQYNTYWPLIHMFPEQTVQAAKDLNAKVLMPVHWAKFSLAMHAWNEPAIRVVKKAKAENFKLTTPLLGESVILDESYPSKEWWLD
- the miaA gene encoding tRNA (adenosine(37)-N6)-dimethylallyltransferase MiaA, which encodes MEASKLLIVLGATASGKTKLAVELADVLEAEIISADSRQIFTGMDLGTGKDLKEYNIQGKQIPYHLIDIKKPGEKYNVNEFKEDFYKVFEQLNSEGKKAILCGGTGMYIHSLLQKHDYTAVPVDQELRQQLLSLDKEELRKRLLAYPDVFTGHADHSSAKRLIRAIEIASYLSRYPLNIPERAVIKPLVIGLFSDVEKRRERIFKRLELRLETGMIEEVEQLLEAGVSKEMLVFYGLEYKFMVSYLDKEITYTELKEKLGTAICQFAKRQMTFFRKMEKDGVNIHWLNTEGNTDQLVSKIISLYKIS
- a CDS encoding outer membrane beta-barrel protein produces the protein MMKKVTKFLASAVAAVALLVSTNVHAQSGDSKAWRLGVGLNVGVPTTTGYSLAIGGDLRLQKDFSSNVSGLLSAGYTSFSLKDSYGGGSFGMVPVKAGVKIFLAESLYASGELGAGFGTESGSKTAFLWAPGIGYGFDNGIDLGLRYEGAEFSGASLGQVALRIAYGFKL
- a CDS encoding DUF3347 domain-containing protein, with translation MRKYLAVMLITGIVSCTNTEKKVAGNSDTTSGVVDTIANHIELKDNKVQAIYNGYIALKDALVAAKFEDAQKTAAVLKTDLAAYKGCESTALTAEKIAVAKDIKNQRALFTSLSEDVIALFKHADLIKGSIFVQHCPMANNGVGGDWLASEKKIQNPYYGDEMMDCGRVVEEIRTGK